A genomic stretch from Bactrocera tryoni isolate S06 unplaced genomic scaffold, CSIRO_BtryS06_freeze2 scaffold_847, whole genome shotgun sequence includes:
- the LOC120781993 gene encoding protein toll-like has protein sequence MWRNCMRLITLYALATLPGLAGVKLELPTQPQICNSEMCECTSANFECRLKGRFSLVNVESRIRAWNDRTDVLTAYDLNITCVYEPEDLNVVLNMMPHIIFEEPMQYYLKNCLEYPAILQQSHVTYVGIVEFDQYLETPPRFFNQTQVLQALTLPVRFNYVKNPLPPQLLHNLTNLQHLILQIYTPYPEVRYPVELLHTLYKLETLSIELIALQTSVRDAQSAHFRDLRALKQLNLDANHMTALPAELFSTLPELRRLSLRLNDLEQLPPDLLRMQRKLLVLDISENHLSALPKGLFDNTPLLWELLLAHNRFKVPTSIIENVHALHFLRKINLGYNRLETVWGTGIYSNHTLFTRTHITDAQSLTNFERMVKYVAALHELEPLNYTEVVLRANQLTYFSLDWIAAAGISCPYYIDLAINKIRHVHALLSPTKATCRQEVHLLHNPLVCDCELAWIYNTNMLVIGVQWQCATPERLYGSDLRNLRGDALCDWSPAWCPLKCRCTRQLNALLIDCSAAALQALGQLPRPEQLSLAETTLNLTRNQFRELPSNATFGYANVTRLYAAHNRLNTLLPTHLPHTLRVLDLRTNQLQRLDENFLRAYLNDSATLTALYLSDNPWLCDCATELLLYTLRVHRSRIPDFEELFCANLPNITLANATFTDICVTPSNSWALITQLIAAFLTILTLFTCITLYYKYELELKIWLHAHNVNIACCSIDEMDCHKTFDAFISYAHEQSNYVNQVLVPGLEKTAPYFRICTHERNWLAGAYIPEQIVESVAQSRRTIIVLSQDFIASLWARMEFKTAHQFAVNERRARIIIVKYGEVGDMAGLDTELQAYLRMNTYLESEDPRFWQKLRYAMPHLRGEGRKAGMLEVGQRVYVRGQVELNQMAISK, from the coding sequence ATGTGGCGTAATTGTATGCGTCTCATAACATTATACGCATTGGCAACGCTACCAGGCTTGGCAGGTGTCAAACTCGAATTGCCAACACAGCCTCAAATCTGCAATAGCGAAATGTGTGAATGCACTTCTGCGAATTTCGAATGCCGCTTAAAGGGTAGATTCAGTTTAGTCAACGTAGAATCCAGAATACGCGCATGGAACGACCGAACAGATGTCCTCACCGCGTACGATTTAAATATAACTTGCGTATATGAACCTGAGGACCTCAATGTGGTGCTAAATATGATGCCACACATAATATTTGAAGAGCCAATGCAATACTATTTGAAAAACTGCTTGGAATACCCCGCTATACTGCAGCAGTCGCATGTAACATACGTAGGTATTGTGGAATTCGATCAATACTTGGAAACGCCGCCCAGATTTTTCAATCAAACGCAAGTTTTGCAGGCGCTGACTTTGCCAGTGCGTTTTAATTATGTCAAGAACCCGTTACCGCCGCAATTGTTGCATAATTTAACGAATTTACAGCATTTGATTTTGCAGATTTACACTCCGTATCCGGAAGTACGCTATCCCGTCGAGCTTTTGCACACACTGTACAAATTGGAAACACTTTCCATAGAGCTCATAGCGCTGCAAACAAGCGTACGCGACGCTCAAAGCGCGCATTTTCGCGATCTCCGCGCACTAAAGCAATTGAATTTAGATGCAAATCATATGACGGCACTACCTGCCGAACTCTTCAGCACACTACCAGAGTTGAGAAGGCTGAGCTTACGACTGAATGATCTAGAGCAGCTGCCGCCGGATTTGTTACGTATGCAGCGTAAACTGTTAGTACTAGATATATCGGAGAATCACTTAAGCGCATTACCCAAAGGCTTATTTGACAATACGCCGCTGCTCTGGGAGCTCTTACTCGCGCACAATAGATTCAAAGTGCCAACAAGTATTATAGAAAATGTGCATGCGCTTCACTTTTTGCGCAAAATCAATTTGGGCTATAATCGCCTAGAGACGGTTTGGGGTACAGGTATTTACAGCAATCACACGCTTTTCACACGCACCCATATTACAGATGCACAATCGCTGACCAACTTTGAGCGCATGGTTAAGTACGTCGCGGCCTTGCATGAACTTGAGCCGCTGAACTATACGGAGGTGGTGCTGAGAGCTAACCAACTCACATACTTTTCGTTGGACTGGATTGCGGCGGCAGGCATCAGCTGCCCCTACTATATTGATCtcgcaataaataaaatacgcCACGTACATGCGCTCCTGTCACCGACAAAAGCAACCTGTCGGCAAGAAGTGCACTTGTTGCATAACCCGCTCGTTTGCGATTGTGAATTAGCTTGGATCTACAATACGAACATGCTTGTAATTGGCGTTCAGTGGCAGTGCGCAACGCCGGAGCGCTTGTATGGCAGCGATTTACGAAATTTGCGAGGCGACGCGCTTTGCGACTGGTCACCCGCCTGGTGTCCATTGAAATGCCGTTGTACGCGACAATTGAATGCGCTGTTAATCGATTGCAGTGCGGCAGCGCTACAAGCACTTGGTCAGCTGCCGCGGCCCGAACAGTTGTCGCTCGCGGAGACTACGCTCAACCTCACGCGCAACCAATTTCGCGAGTTGCCATCGAATGCCACCTTCGGCTATGCGAATGTTACGCGCCTGTATGCGGCGCACAACCGCCTAAATACCCTGCTACCAACACATTTGCCACATACGTTGCGCGTCTTGGACCTGCGCACGAATCAGCTGCAGCGCTTGGATGAAAACTTTCTGCGCGCTTATCTTAATGACAGCGCCACGCTTACAGCGCTTTATCTCTCCGACAATCCCTGGTTGTGCGATTGCGCCACTGAGCTCTTGCTGTATACGCTACGTGTACACCGTAGTCGCATACCGGATTTCGAGGAATTGTTTTGCGCCAATCTTCCGAACATAACGCTCGCGAATGCGACTTTCACGGATATTTGTGTAACACCCAGCAACAGTTGGGCTTTAATCACACAGCTAATTGCTGCTTTTCTTACAATACTCACACTGTTTACTTGCATTACACTGTACTACAAGTACGAGTTGGAGCTGAAGATTTGGCTGCATGCGCACAATGTGAACATTGCCTGTTGCAGCATTGACGAAATGGACTGTCACAAAACTTTCGATGCCTTCATCTCATATGCGCATGAGCAGTCGAACTATGTAAACCAAGTACTCGTACCTGGGCTCGAGAAAACGGCACCTTACTTTCGCATATGCACACACGAACGTAATTGGCTTGCGGGCGCTTACATACCAGAGCAAATTGTCGAGTCGGTTGCGCAATCGCGTCGCACCATCATTGTGCTCTCGCAGGATTTCATTGCATCGCTTTGGGCGCGCATGGAGTTTAAGACGGCGCATCAGTTTGCTGTGAACGAACGGCGTGCGCGAATCATTATTGTTAAATATGGTGAGGTGGGCGATATGGCGGGGCTTGACACCGAATTGCAGGCTTATTTGCGTATGAACACCTATCTGGAGTCGGAGGATCCGCGCTTCTGGCAGAAACTGCGGTACGCTATGCCGCATCTTAGGGGCGAAGGCAGGAAAGCCGGTATGCTCGAGGTGGGCCAAAGAGTTTACGTGCGTGGACAAGTGGAGTTGAATCAAATGGCGATTAGCAAATAA
- the LOC120781992 gene encoding protein toll-like, which yields MFHQVTYKQSLILQLLLHFLCVKVVYTNLAAPKPTLLTKLQPKPNGPESAFKSCYQNKCQCKKEVINCYLSDRNGAVTLTISWNLGKDKITMDCEGATENLDALLSQVTHEFVHNDTYYELTNCQQLPTMLRRPNITYVGHVSFTEDVTVPESLFSHTNGLLLLVFNITTSNAELSLPVKLFHDLTEIRELELLVVSDAPAITLPVELFHKLESLEILSFYVYNAAMGYYEKPNAQRTSARNLTSAHFRDCNALRGLLLDANQLRTLDPTIFNTLHELNLLSLSLNELQSLPEDLFVAQHKLVIVDLSMNALSALPPRLFAHTPLLWKLNLAENRFHTPTNIIAALHSLHYLYRLDLDNNKLSSIWGTGIYSNRTLLTRSNIRDPGTLPEFTEYVTIERGTYNERELNITIISLRRNQLTHFNFDWISGADGLACPYELDLSRNKIKTLYAAKRPPSTTGRCQRNLNYNRLHCDCQLAWLYNSDFLTKDVDWSCTTPAPLARKPLKMLQRSQLCPWAPSFCPAGCECDYATQALVVNCTNARLEGITQLPHAAQFALNSSALYIERNNFYELPVNTTPGYVDVVHIYAAHNRLVALQSTHLPPNLTTLDVRDNQLERLGADFLRAYLNESATLQALYLGDNPWLCDCESEELLRAVRLQRARIPDASSLMCANFANVTLLSARFDEICKKPFQYASLYAPLIGVFSSSVLILVFVALFYKYKLTVKIWFFGHNMFLCCIKEHELDKHKAFDAFISYAHQDQHFVNTVLIPGLEQGGTRFRICTHERNWLAGVYIPEQIMESVEQSCRTIIVLSQHFIESDWARLEFRTAHQCALNEGRARIIIIKYGELTDMTHLDNELLAYMKLNTYLEWGDTRFWPKLRYALPHKFGVVKKSGMLEVGRKVYVRDGLEMHELHI from the coding sequence ATGTTCCATCAAGTAACTTATAAGCAAAGCTTGATACTGCAGCTCTTACTACACTTCCTATGCGTCAAAGTGGTGTACACCAATTTGGCAGCACCAAAGCCGACGTTGCTAACGAAGCTGCAGCCGAAGCCAAATGGACCCGAAAGTGCCTTCAAAAGCTGCTACCAAAACAAGTGTCAGTGCAAAAAGGAAGTAATCAATTGCTACTTGAGCGACCGCAATGGTGCGGTGACGCTCACCATTTCCTGGAATTTGGGAAAAGACAAGATTACGATGGACTGCGAAGGCGCGACTGAAAATTTAGACGCGCTGTTAAGTCAAGTGACGCATGAATTCGTACATAATGATACCTATTACGAGCTGACCAATTGTCAACAACTGCCGACTATGCTGCGACGCCCGAACATCACTTACGTAGGTCACGTATCATTTACTGAAGATGTTACAGTACCAGAAAGCTTGTTTTCACATACAAAcggcttgttgttgttagtgtttaaTATAACAACGTCGAATGCGGAGCTCAGTTTGCCGGTGAAACTGTTTCACGACCTTACGGAAATAAGAGAGTTGGAGTTGTTAGTTGTTAGTGACGCGCCAGCGATCACCTTACCCGTAGAACTCTTTCATAAACTTGAATCTTTAGAAATACTCTCGTTTTACGTGTATAACGCCGCGATGGGCTATTACGAAAAGCCGAATGCGCAACGAACATCGGCACGAAATTTGACGAGCGCACATTTTCGTGATTGTAATGCATTGAGGGGTCTGCTGCTGGATGCGAATCAACTCAGAACGCTGGACCCAACAATTTTCAACACACTGCACGAATTGAACCTTTTGAGTTTGAGTTTGAACGAGTTGCAAAGTTTACCCGAAGATTTATtcgttgcgcaacacaagttggtCATAGTGGACTTGAGTATGAATGCGTTGAGCGCACTGCCGCCGCGCTTATTCGCGCATACGCCTCTGTTATGGAAATTAAACTTAGCTGAAAATCGTTTCCACACGCCAACAAATATTATTGCCGCGTTGCACTCTCTACACTATCTCTACAGACTCGATTTGGATAATAACAAGCTCAGCAGCATTTGGGGTACCGGCATATACAGCAATCGGACGCTACTAACACGCAGCAATATAAGAGATCCAGGAACGCTGCCCGAGTTCACCGAGTATGTGACCATTGAGCGCGGCACTTATAATGAACGTGAACTTAATATTACCATTATTAGTCTGCGTCGAAATCAGCTGACGCACTTCAATTTCGACTGGATTAGTGGCGCTGATGGCTTAGCTTGCCCTTACGAGCTGGATCTCTCgcgcaataaaattaaaactcttTACGCTGCCAAGCGACCGCCGAGCACCACTGGCAGGTGTCAGCGcaatttaaattacaatcgCTTGCATTGTGATTGCCAACTAGCTTGGTTGTATAACAGCGATTTTCTAACGAAAGATGTTGACTGGAGTTGTACAACGCCAGCACCTTTAGCGCGGAAGCCACTCAAAATGTTGCAGCGTAGTCAGCTGTGTCCTTGGGCGCCGAGCTTTTGTCCTGCGGGCTGTGAGTGTGACTATGCCACACAAGCGCTTGTTGTGAATTGCACAAACGCACGTCTTGAGGGCATCACACAACTGCCACATGCTGCGCAGTTCGCGCTCAACAGCAGCGCGCTTTACATCGAGCGCAACAATTTCTACGAACTACCTGTGAATACAACGCCGGGTTACGTCGATGTAGTACACATCTACGCCGCGCACAATCGGCTTGTCGCGCTGCAGTCAACTCACTTGCCGCCCAATCTGACAACGTTGGATGTGCGCGACAATCAGCTGGAGCGTCTGGGCGCTGACTTTCTGCGCGCATACCTAAATGAGAGCGCAACATTGCAGGCCTTATATCTCGGTGACAATCCGTGGTTATGCGATTGCGAGTCGGAGGAGCTCTTGCGTGCGGTTCGCCTACAGCGCGCGCGCATACCCGATGCCAGCAGTttaatgtgtgcaaattttgcaaatgtcactTTACTGAGTGCGCGCTTTGATGAAATATGTAAGAAGCCCTTTCAGTATGCCAGCTTGTATGCGCCGCTTATTGGCGTGTTTAGCTCTTCTGTACTTATACTAGTGTTTGTTGCGCTCTTTTACAAATACAAGTTAACGGTGAAAATTTGGTTCTTCGGCCACAACATGTTTTTGTGTTGCATCAAGGAACACGAGCTAGATAAGCATAAAGCTTTCGATGCCTTCATCTCATATGCGCATCAAGACCAACACTTTGTCAATACCGTATTGATACCGGGACTGGAGCAGGGTGGCACACGTTTTCGCATTTGCACACACGAACGAAATTGGCTGGCCGGTGTTTATATACCCGAGCAAATAATGGAGTCGGTGGAGCAATCGTGTCGCACGATTATTGTGCTTTCACAGCATTTCATCGAATCAGACTGGGCGCGCTTGGAGTTTCGCACCGCGCATCAGTGCGCCTTGAATGAAGGTCGCGCGCGcataattattataaagtaCGGTGAGCTTACGGATATGACGCATCTGGATAACGAATTGTTGGCCTACATGAAATTGAATACCTATTTGGAATGGGGTGATACGAGATTCTGGCCTAAACTGCGCTACGCTTTGCCACATAAATTTGGTGTGGTTAAAAAATCAGGCATGTTGGAAGTGGGCAGAAAAGTCTATGTCCGAGACGGCTTGGAGATGCATGAATTACACATTTAG